The Oscillatoria salina IIICB1 genome contains the following window.
CAATTGACGCGATAACCTGTAGCCTCTCCAGGATGATTTAGTCTCGCATTCTCGACGATAACATCACCAAACTTGACCTTTTCCCCGATTTCCAAGTCATAAAATTTTAAATCCGCTTGCATAATTCGTAACGGAACCGGAAAATTGGGATGCAGCATTTGGTCGTGGAGACGTTGTTTAATGCTGGCACCATTGGGCGCGATCGCCCCGTAAATGTGAAAACAATTTCCCTTAATAAAAGCGGGTATAAAAAAAGGAAAGCCCTGAATATGATCCCAGTGAGAGTGAGTGAAAAACATTCTCGCTTCTATTTGACCTTGTGAGAGAAGTGACTGTCCTAACACTCGTAAGCCAGTACCCCCATCAAAGATTAGACGTTCTTCCCCGACTTGCATTTCGATGCAAGGCGTATTTCCTCCATATCGGACAGTTTCTACTCCTGGACAGGGAATACTTCCTCTAACGCCCCAAAAGTTGATTTTGAATAAGTTTTGCATACTAGACATGGGTCTTTGCTGAAGATTTTTTTCTTTTTCAGGCTCTTGGTAGCAGTGTTGTTTTTTCAATTTCTCATCATGGTACTATTTTTACTCAATTTATGACTTGTGTTGAGTTAGAAAATTCTTGAAGACCCGATCTAGCCTTCCCGGGCGGCAGATGCTTAATTTTTTATTTAAAGAGAAACTGATTAAACTTTACAATCAAATTTAAACAATGAGTATTATTTTGCCGAACTTAAAAAACAAGCATCGTTTCTGTCACCCTTAATCTAGTTTTACGGCGAGAT
Protein-coding sequences here:
- a CDS encoding MBL fold metallo-hydrolase, with the protein product MSSMQNLFKINFWGVRGSIPCPGVETVRYGGNTPCIEMQVGEERLIFDGGTGLRVLGQSLLSQGQIEARMFFTHSHWDHIQGFPFFIPAFIKGNCFHIYGAIAPNGASIKQRLHDQMLHPNFPVPLRIMQADLKFYDLEIGEKVKFGDVIVENARLNHPGEATGYRVNWRGMAAAYVTDTEHFPDKLDENVLWLARNADVLIIDAAYTDEEYYSPRSSKVGWGHSTWQEAVKVAKAAKVKKLVIFHHDPLHNDEFLDRVSKEAIAAFPNTIVAREGCSIELTQPCAATSL